One part of the Streptomyces lienomycini genome encodes these proteins:
- a CDS encoding MBL fold metallo-hydrolase, whose amino-acid sequence MSADVRQVADGTYLVHGGNTNWVILTDGDAVTLVDTGYPGDRRALLDSLAAVGSSPEAVAAVLITHAHNDHLGSAEYLRAAHGTPVLLHEAEVPHARRDYLQQVSVGTVLRNAWRPGVLPWMRHVLRTGGTEQHPVTAPAPFPADGALDLPGRPVPVHTPGHTDGHCVYHLPDAGVVVSGDALVSGHAISRIEGPQLLPDLFHHDRPRAIASLDVIAGLEGDLLLPGHGPLHQGPVKDAAELARERAA is encoded by the coding sequence ATGAGCGCGGACGTACGGCAAGTGGCCGACGGCACCTACCTGGTGCACGGCGGCAACACCAACTGGGTCATCCTCACCGACGGCGACGCGGTGACCCTCGTCGACACCGGTTACCCCGGCGACCGCCGGGCACTGCTCGACTCCCTGGCCGCCGTGGGGAGTTCGCCCGAGGCGGTGGCGGCGGTGCTGATCACCCACGCGCACAACGACCACCTGGGCTCGGCCGAGTACCTGCGCGCCGCCCACGGCACCCCGGTGCTGCTGCACGAGGCCGAGGTGCCGCACGCCCGGCGCGACTACCTCCAGCAGGTGTCGGTCGGCACGGTGCTGCGCAACGCCTGGCGGCCCGGCGTCCTGCCGTGGATGCGGCACGTGCTGCGCACCGGCGGCACCGAGCAGCACCCGGTGACCGCGCCCGCGCCCTTCCCGGCGGACGGCGCCCTGGACCTGCCCGGCCGGCCCGTGCCGGTGCACACCCCGGGGCACACCGACGGCCACTGCGTCTACCACCTCCCGGACGCCGGGGTGGTGGTCTCCGGCGACGCGCTGGTGAGCGGGCACGCCATCTCCCGGATCGAGGGACCGCAGCTGCTGCCCGACCTGTTCCACCACGACCGGCCGCGCGCGATCGCCTCGCTCGACGTCATCGCGGGCCTGGAGGGCGACCTCCTGCTGCCGGGGCACGGCCCCCTGCACCAGGGCCCGGTGAAGGACGCCGCGGAACTGGCCCGGGAGCGGGCGGCCTGA
- a CDS encoding TetR/AcrR family transcriptional regulator: MAVRETTGRMTRRRAHTRANLLDAAFGVFAAKGFGRVSIEEVCEAAGYSRGAFYSNFDSLDELFFALYRQRADLIAEQVSAALASDGPDLDVPAAADRVTEVLLLDRDWLLVKTDFLVHAARDPEVARTLLEHRARLRRAIADRLARARGHTALPAVLGDTEGAAHAVVAAYDGVTTRLLLDRDVAHARIWLGQLLTALLTDGSARQ; this comes from the coding sequence ATGGCGGTGCGGGAGACGACCGGGCGGATGACCAGACGCCGCGCACACACCCGCGCCAACCTCCTGGACGCCGCCTTCGGGGTGTTCGCCGCCAAGGGGTTCGGGCGGGTGTCGATCGAGGAGGTCTGCGAGGCCGCCGGGTACAGCCGGGGTGCCTTCTACTCCAACTTCGACAGCCTCGACGAACTGTTCTTCGCCCTCTACCGGCAGCGGGCCGACCTGATCGCCGAGCAGGTGTCCGCGGCCCTCGCCTCCGACGGCCCCGACCTGGACGTACCGGCCGCCGCGGACCGCGTCACCGAGGTGCTGCTCCTGGACCGGGACTGGCTCCTGGTGAAGACGGACTTCCTGGTGCACGCCGCCCGCGATCCGGAGGTCGCCCGGACCCTGCTGGAGCACCGGGCCCGCCTCAGGCGGGCGATCGCCGACCGGCTCGCCCGGGCCCGTGGTCACACCGCCCTGCCCGCCGTGCTCGGCGACACCGAGGGTGCCGCGCACGCCGTGGTCGCCGCGTACGACGGGGTCACCACCCGGCTGCTCCTCGACCGGGACGTCGCACACGCCCGGATCTGGCTCGGACAACTGCTCACCGCGCTGCTCACCGACGGCAGCGCTCGCCAATGA
- a CDS encoding alpha-ketoglutarate-dependent dioxygenase AlkB encodes MTTHHLQGSLFDQTDEVGLGSLDGLRRTRLGAGAWIDLLPGWLTGADALFGRLAAEVPWRAERREMYERVVDVPRLLAFYGAADPLPDPLLAEARAALSAHYAEELGEPFTTAGLCHYRDGRDSVAWHGDRIGRGARQDTMVAILSVGAPRDLLLRPVGGGGATVRRPLGHGDLIVMGGSCQRTWEHCVPKSTRAAGPRISVQFRPHGVR; translated from the coding sequence ATGACCACGCACCACCTCCAGGGTTCGCTCTTCGACCAGACCGACGAGGTCGGGCTCGGCTCCCTCGACGGGCTGCGCCGCACCCGCCTCGGCGCCGGGGCCTGGATCGACCTGCTCCCGGGGTGGCTGACCGGCGCCGACGCACTGTTCGGGCGGCTGGCCGCCGAGGTCCCCTGGCGGGCTGAGCGGCGCGAGATGTACGAGCGGGTCGTCGACGTGCCCCGGCTGCTGGCGTTCTACGGTGCGGCCGACCCGCTGCCGGACCCCCTGCTGGCCGAGGCGCGCGCGGCGCTGTCCGCGCACTACGCCGAGGAGCTGGGCGAACCCTTCACCACGGCGGGCCTGTGCCACTACCGCGACGGCCGGGACAGCGTCGCCTGGCACGGCGACCGGATCGGGCGCGGCGCGCGCCAGGACACCATGGTCGCGATCCTCTCCGTCGGCGCACCGCGTGACCTGCTGCTGCGCCCGGTGGGCGGGGGCGGCGCGACCGTGCGCCGCCCGCTGGGCCACGGCGACCTGATCGTGATGGGCGGCTCCTGCCAGCGCACCTGGGAGCACTGCGTCCCGAAGAGCACCCGCGCCGCCGGGCCCCGCATCAGCGTCCAGTTCCGCCCGCACGGCGTGCGCTGA